The following DNA comes from Burkholderia sp. HI2500.
GGCGACGACAACGTCCGCTTCCTGAAGAAGCGCTACGAAGCGCTGCAGGCGAGCCCGCTGTTCCGCGGCATGCAGTATTCGGAAGACTACGACCAGATCAAGCAGTGGGTGCCGCTGATGATGGAAGGCCGCGACCGCAACCAGAAGGTCGCGGCGACGTGGACGCCGATCGGCACCGACGTGAACTTCGGCGAGATCACGCGCCAGTTCGTCGGCTACCTGAAGACGCAGCCGAACTTCACGCTGTCGCTGTCGAGCGAAGTGCGCGAGATCTCGCGCAATGCCGACGGCACGTGGCACGTGAGCTGGGTCAAGCTGCACTCGGATGAACCGGCGCAGTCGGTCGACGCGAAGTTCGTGTTCATCGGCGCGGGCGGCGGTGCGCTGCACCTGCTGCAGGCATCGGGCATCCCCGAGGCGAAGGACTACGGCGCATTCCCGGTCGGCGGCTCGTTCCTCGTGACGGACAACCCCGAAGTCGTGAAGCAGCACTTGGCGAAGGCGTACGGCAAGGCGTCGGTCGGCTCGCCGCCGATGTCGGTGCCGCACCTCGACACGCGCATCATCGACGGCAAGAAGATCATCCTGTTCGGGCCGTTCGCGACGTTCTCGACCAAGTTCCTGAAGAACGGCTCGTACTTCGACCTGCTCAAGAGCACCAACACGCACAACGTCGCGCCGATGATGCGCGTGGGCGTCGACGAATTCCCGCTGGTCCAGTACCTCGCCGGCCAGCTGATGCTGTCCGACGACGACCGCTTCAACGCGCTGAAGGAGTACTTCCCGAACGCGAAGAAGGAAGACTGGCGCCTGTGGCAAGCCGGCCAGCGCGTGCAGATCATCAAGCGCGACCCGGTCAAGGGCGGCGTGCTGAAGCTCGGCACCGAGATCGTCGCATCGCAGGACGGCAGCATCGCGGGCCTGCTCGGCGCATCGCCGGGCGCGTCGACGGCCGCGCCGATCATGCTGAACCTGATGAAGAAGGTGTTCAAGGACAAGGTCGCGACGCCCGAGTGGCAGCAGAAGATCCGCCAGATCGTGCCGAGCTACGGCACGAAGCTGAACGACAGCCCGGCGAAGGTCGTCGAGGAATGGACGACCACCAGCGACGTGCTGCAGCTGTCGCCGCCGCCGAAGATCGACCTCAGCACGCCGTCGCAGGCCACCGGCACCGCGCCGGCCCGCCCGGCGAAGGCGGCGACCGACATGGCACTGTAACGCGCCGAGCGCCGCGCGACACCCTCGCGCCGCACGACACGGCCGCCCTCCGGGGCGGCCGTTTTTCTTGGCGGGTCGCGGGCGAAACCGCCCGGCGGGCCGCCCGCTTCCGCTAGAATTGCGGCACGCGCGACCCTGTCGCCGCTCGATCCATCATCCGCATCGACGCAATCCAAGCGACGCCCGGTGCGGCCCGCGCCCAAGCCGCGCGAGCGCCGCCCGCCGTTGCCGCGCCCGCCCGGGCGCGCCATCAACCGAATTCAGCTGGAGAAAGACCGTGTTTACCTGCCGAAACCAGAGCTGCGGCACGCCGTGGGAGCAGTCCGACGTCGTCATCAAGGACGAAGGCCAGGGGCTGCTGTTCCGCTGCCCGCTGTGCGGCGCGCGCAACTACCTCGAACGCTTCGAAGACGACGAAGGCAAGGTCGTCTACGAGCAGATGGAAGGCCGCCCTTACCTCGGAGACCTGGAATGACCCAGCCGACCGCCACGCCGTTCAGCGCGCTGTCGTTGACGCCCGCCACGCTCGCCAACCTCGCGCAGCTCGGCTATGTCGACATGACGCCGATCCAGGCCGCGAGCCTGCCGGTCGCGCTGGCCGGCCAGGACCTGATCGCGCAGGCGAAGACGGGCAGCGGCAAGACCGCCGCGTTCTCGCTCGCGCTGCTGGCGCGCCTCGACGCACGCCGCTTCGAC
Coding sequences within:
- the mqo gene encoding malate dehydrogenase (quinone), which encodes MIKTLRVILSALALCVATSSAHATDTKKVDVLLVGGGIMSSTLGVWLHELQPDWSMTMVERLDGVALESSNGWNNAGTGHSALAELNYTPEKADGKIDISKAIEINESFQISRQFWAWQVKQGVLKNPHSFINSTPHMSFVWGDDNVRFLKKRYEALQASPLFRGMQYSEDYDQIKQWVPLMMEGRDRNQKVAATWTPIGTDVNFGEITRQFVGYLKTQPNFTLSLSSEVREISRNADGTWHVSWVKLHSDEPAQSVDAKFVFIGAGGGALHLLQASGIPEAKDYGAFPVGGSFLVTDNPEVVKQHLAKAYGKASVGSPPMSVPHLDTRIIDGKKIILFGPFATFSTKFLKNGSYFDLLKSTNTHNVAPMMRVGVDEFPLVQYLAGQLMLSDDDRFNALKEYFPNAKKEDWRLWQAGQRVQIIKRDPVKGGVLKLGTEIVASQDGSIAGLLGASPGASTAAPIMLNLMKKVFKDKVATPEWQQKIRQIVPSYGTKLNDSPAKVVEEWTTTSDVLQLSPPPKIDLSTPSQATGTAPARPAKAATDMAL